The Diadema setosum chromosome 12, eeDiaSeto1, whole genome shotgun sequence genome has a segment encoding these proteins:
- the LOC140236229 gene encoding CD151 antigen-like, with amino-acid sequence MGKDIKEKLSWGGNFCRGVLCCFNFLFLIGGIILLALGIWVLVDNNSEYISALLTDNLHRTAAYILLVAGLIVLVVSMFGFCGAKMENKCCLGMYVFFLVVIFIIELAAGATALYFYVKADVETDLRKTLLENYGGSNAGDEAVTKAWDFIQSTFDCCGVKGNASTAVDIYRDTMWYANQTGTPKDIVPGSCCMNQDMLDQCQHATGSYATYIYDTGCTMAVTNKVAEYGTVLGVIGIIVAVIQLMGLACALCLCKRL; translated from the exons ATGGGTAAGGACATCAAGGAAAAGCTGTCGTGGGGAGGCAACTTCTGCCGCGGAGTTCTCTGCTGCTTCAACTTTCTCTTCCTT ATCGGAGGTATCATCCTTCTTGCCCTGGGAATATGGGTGCTCGTTGACAACAACAGTGAGTACATCTCGGCTCTCCTGACGGACAACCTCCACCGCACGGCGGCCTACATCCTCCTGGTCGCAGGTCTCATCGTCCTCGTTGTCTCCATGTTCGGCTTCTGCGGTGCCAAGATGGAGAACAAGTGTTGCCTGGGCATG TACGTCTTCTTTTTGGTGGTCATCTTCATCATTGAGCTTGCAGCTGGAGCTACCGCCCTCTACTTCTACGTCaag GCTGATGTCGAGACCGACCTGAGGAAGACGCTCCTCGAAAACTATGGCGGGTCAAATGCTGGAGATGAGGCCGTCACAAAAGCCTGGGACTTCATCCAATCTACG TTCGACTGCTGTGGTGTAAAGGGCAACGCCTCCACGGCCGTCGACATCTACCGCGACACGATGTGGTACGCGAACCAGACGGGAACGCCCAAGGACATTGTTCCCGGGTCCTGCTGCATGAATCAAGACATGTTGGATCAGTGCCAGCACGCCACTGGAAGCTACGCAACGTACATCTATGACACC GGATGCACAATGGCAGTAACGAACAAGGTGGCAGAGTATGGCACTGTGCTTGGAGTCATTGGTATCATCGTGGCTGTCATTCAG CTGATGGGTCTTGCCTGCGCACTGTGTCTGTGTAAGCGTCTGTAG